A window from Citrobacter amalonaticus encodes these proteins:
- the mdtC gene encoding multidrug efflux RND transporter permease subunit MdtC, producing MKFFALFIYRPVATILISLAITLCGVLGFRLLPVAPLPQVDFPVIMVSASLPGASPETMASSVATPLERSLGRIAGVSEMTSSSSLGSTRIILQFNFDRDINGAARDVQAAINAAQSLLPSGMPSRPTYRKANPSDAPIMILTLTSETYSQGELYDFASTQLAQTIAQIDGVGDVDVGGSSLPAVRVGLNPQALFNQGVSLDEVRTAISNANVRKPQGALEDSTHRWQIQTNDELKTAAEYQPLVIHYNNGGAVRLGDVATVTDSVQDVRNAGMTNAKPAILLMIRKLPEANIIQTVDSIRARLPELQSTIPASIDMQIAQDRSPTIRASLEEVEQTLVISVALVILAVFLFLRSGRATLIPAVAVPVSLIGTFAAMYLCGFSLNNLSLMALTIATGFVVDDAIVVLENISRHLEAGMKPLQAALQGTREVGFTVLSMSLSLVAVFLPLLLMGGLPGRLLREFAVTLSVAIGISLLVSLTLTPMMCGWMLKSSQPREQKRLRGFGRMLVALQQGYGKSLKWVLNHTQLVGVVLLGTIALNIWLYISIPKTFFPEQDTGVLMGGIQADQSISFQAMRGKLQDFMKIIRDDPAVDNVTGFTGGSRVNSGMMFITLKSRDERRETAQQVIDRLRVKLAKEPGANLFLMAVQDIRVGGRQSNASYQYTLLSDDLAALREWEPKIRKALAALPQLADVNSDQQDNGAEMNLTYDRETMARLGIDVQAANSLLNNAFGQRQISTIYQPMNQYKVVMEVDPRYTQDISALEKMYVINSDGKAIPLSWFAKWQPANAPLSVNHQGLSAASTVSFNLPTGSSLSEASDAINRAMTQLGVPSTVRGSFAGTAQVFQETMNSQVILIIAAIATVYIVLGILYESYVHPLTILSTLPSAGVGALLALEIFDAPFSLIALIGIMLLIGIVKKNAIMMVDFALEAQRHGNLTPEQAIFQACLLRFRPIMMTTLAALFGALPLVLSGGDGSELRQPLGITIVGGLVMSQLLTLYTTPVVYLFFDRLRLRFSRKHRKPITET from the coding sequence ATGAAGTTTTTCGCTCTCTTCATTTACCGCCCGGTGGCGACGATTTTAATTTCTCTCGCCATCACGCTCTGCGGTGTGCTGGGATTTCGACTGTTGCCTGTCGCCCCGCTGCCGCAGGTTGATTTTCCGGTGATTATGGTCAGCGCCTCGCTGCCCGGAGCCTCGCCGGAGACCATGGCGTCATCCGTCGCAACGCCGCTGGAGCGATCACTGGGGCGCATTGCCGGCGTCAGTGAGATGACTTCAAGCAGTTCCCTCGGCAGCACGCGCATCATTTTACAATTTAACTTCGATCGCGATATCAACGGCGCGGCGCGAGATGTGCAGGCCGCGATAAATGCGGCGCAAAGTCTGCTGCCAAGTGGCATGCCGAGCCGCCCAACTTACCGCAAAGCCAATCCGTCCGACGCGCCGATCATGATTCTGACGCTAACCTCGGAGACATACTCACAAGGTGAGCTCTACGACTTCGCCTCAACCCAACTGGCGCAGACCATCGCGCAAATCGACGGTGTCGGCGACGTCGACGTAGGCGGCAGCTCGCTGCCCGCCGTGCGCGTCGGGTTGAATCCGCAGGCGCTGTTTAATCAGGGCGTCTCGCTGGATGAGGTACGCACCGCTATCAGCAACGCCAACGTGCGCAAACCGCAAGGGGCGCTGGAAGATTCCACGCACCGCTGGCAGATCCAGACCAATGACGAACTCAAAACGGCGGCGGAATATCAGCCACTGGTGATTCACTACAACAATGGCGGCGCCGTACGGTTGGGTGATGTCGCCACGGTGACGGACTCGGTACAGGATGTCCGCAACGCCGGGATGACCAACGCCAAGCCGGCGATTTTGCTGATGATCCGCAAACTGCCGGAAGCCAACATTATCCAGACGGTCGACAGCATTCGGGCCAGACTCCCGGAGTTGCAGTCCACCATCCCGGCATCGATTGATATGCAAATCGCGCAGGATCGCTCGCCGACCATCCGCGCCTCGCTGGAGGAAGTTGAGCAGACGCTGGTCATTTCCGTGGCGCTGGTCATTCTGGCGGTCTTTCTGTTCCTGCGATCCGGACGCGCCACGCTGATCCCCGCCGTGGCGGTTCCGGTTTCGTTAATTGGCACCTTTGCCGCGATGTATCTGTGCGGATTCAGTCTCAATAACCTGTCGCTGATGGCGCTGACCATCGCCACCGGCTTTGTGGTCGATGACGCCATCGTGGTGCTGGAAAATATCTCGCGCCACCTGGAAGCCGGAATGAAACCTTTGCAGGCTGCGCTTCAGGGCACGCGTGAAGTGGGCTTTACCGTGCTGTCCATGAGCCTGTCACTGGTCGCCGTGTTCCTGCCGCTGCTGCTGATGGGCGGGCTGCCGGGACGATTACTGCGTGAATTTGCCGTCACGCTGTCGGTGGCGATTGGTATCTCGCTGCTGGTGTCGCTCACGCTCACCCCGATGATGTGCGGCTGGATGCTAAAATCCAGCCAGCCACGGGAGCAGAAGCGGCTGCGCGGATTTGGCCGCATGCTGGTCGCGCTGCAACAGGGCTACGGTAAGTCGCTGAAATGGGTGCTCAACCATACGCAACTGGTCGGCGTGGTGCTGCTCGGCACTATTGCGCTGAATATCTGGCTCTACATTTCGATTCCGAAAACCTTCTTCCCGGAACAGGACACCGGCGTACTGATGGGCGGGATTCAGGCTGACCAGAGCATCTCGTTTCAGGCGATGCGCGGTAAGCTTCAGGACTTTATGAAGATTATTCGCGATGATCCGGCAGTGGATAATGTCACCGGATTTACCGGCGGCTCGCGAGTCAACAGCGGGATGATGTTTATCACCCTTAAGTCCCGCGATGAACGCCGGGAGACCGCGCAGCAGGTGATCGACCGTCTGCGGGTGAAACTGGCAAAAGAGCCCGGTGCCAATCTGTTCCTGATGGCAGTGCAGGATATTCGTGTCGGCGGACGCCAGTCCAATGCCAGCTATCAGTACACCTTGCTGTCAGACGATCTGGCGGCGCTGCGCGAATGGGAACCGAAGATTCGTAAAGCCTTAGCCGCCCTGCCCCAACTGGCGGACGTCAACTCTGATCAACAGGATAACGGCGCGGAGATGAATCTTACCTACGATCGTGAAACCATGGCGCGCCTGGGTATTGACGTGCAGGCGGCAAACAGCCTGTTAAACAACGCTTTTGGTCAGCGGCAGATCTCCACCATCTATCAGCCGATGAACCAATATAAAGTGGTGATGGAAGTCGACCCGCGTTACACCCAGGACATCAGCGCGCTGGAGAAAATGTACGTCATTAACAGTGACGGTAAGGCGATTCCGCTCTCCTGGTTTGCCAAATGGCAACCGGCGAACGCGCCATTGTCGGTGAATCATCAGGGGCTGTCGGCAGCGTCCACCGTCTCTTTCAACCTGCCTACGGGCTCCTCGTTGTCAGAAGCCAGTGACGCCATTAATCGGGCGATGACCCAACTGGGCGTGCCGTCTACCGTGCGCGGCAGTTTTGCCGGGACCGCGCAGGTCTTCCAGGAAACCATGAATTCCCAGGTGATCCTGATTATTGCCGCGATCGCCACGGTCTATATTGTGCTTGGCATACTGTATGAAAGTTATGTCCACCCGCTAACCATCCTCTCCACGCTTCCCTCCGCGGGGGTGGGCGCGCTCTTAGCGCTGGAGATTTTCGATGCCCCGTTCAGCCTCATCGCCCTGATAGGGATCATGCTCTTAATTGGCATCGTGAAGAAAAACGCCATCATGATGGTCGATTTTGCGCTGGAGGCGCAAAGGCATGGCAACCTCACGCCAGAACAGGCGATTTTCCAGGCTTGTCTGCTGCGTTTTCGCCCGATTATGATGACCACGTTGGCCGCGCTGTTTGGCGCGCTGCCGCTGGTGCTTTCCGGCGGTGACGGTTCTGAACTGCGTCAGCCGCTGGGGATTACCATTGTCGGCGGTCTGGTGATGAGCCAGTTGTTAACACTCTATACCACTCCGGTGGTGTACCTCTTCTTCGACCGTCTGCGGCTGCGTTTTTCGCGTAAACACCGTAAACCGATAACAGAGACATGA